The proteins below come from a single Saccharopolyspora sp. SCSIO 74807 genomic window:
- a CDS encoding NAD(P)/FAD-dependent oxidoreductase — MAPTPEPQRAPRHDTSVIIVGTGFSGLGTAIKLKEAGIEDFVVLEKDHDLGGTWRDNTYPGCACDVPSLMYSFSFEQNPEWSRLFAEQQEISEYLQRCADKYGIREHIHYGVEFTGSEYDESTRSWHVATADGTEYVGKALVMGVGALHIPSYPELDGIERFQGEVFHSAQWNHDYDLRDKRVAVVGTGASAIQFVPRVAEQAGKLHLFQRTPPWIQPKPDQEIPHSVRKWFRRVPGLQRAARTAVYWVLEFRSVAVLRSKWLGKVSEHLAKRYIRRAVKDPATREAVTPKYAMGCKRILLSSDYYPALNRSNVDLRTDGVAEVRENSVVSGDGQEHPVDAIIFGTGFHVTDAFDHLDVAGRNGYKLRDAWKDGMQAHLGITVSGFPNMFFLLGPNTGLGHNSVVFMIESQINYVLSCLRPILRGDVDQVDVRQSVQDEFNDRIQHQLSDAVWSAGGCQSWYLDVNGVNRTVWPGFTWNYWLRTRKADPADFEITAGAGRR, encoded by the coding sequence ATGGCACCCACGCCAGAGCCACAACGGGCACCGCGGCACGACACGTCGGTGATCATCGTCGGTACCGGCTTCTCCGGGCTCGGCACCGCGATCAAGCTCAAGGAAGCCGGCATCGAGGACTTCGTGGTGCTGGAGAAGGACCACGACCTCGGGGGCACCTGGCGGGACAACACCTACCCGGGCTGCGCCTGCGACGTCCCCTCGCTGATGTACTCCTTCTCGTTCGAGCAGAACCCGGAGTGGTCCCGGCTGTTCGCCGAGCAGCAGGAGATCTCCGAATACCTGCAGCGCTGCGCGGACAAGTACGGCATCCGCGAGCACATCCACTACGGCGTCGAATTCACCGGCAGCGAGTACGACGAATCGACCCGCAGCTGGCACGTGGCCACCGCCGACGGGACCGAATACGTCGGCAAGGCGCTGGTCATGGGCGTCGGCGCGCTGCACATCCCCAGCTACCCCGAACTCGACGGCATCGAGCGCTTCCAGGGCGAGGTGTTCCACTCCGCGCAGTGGAACCACGACTACGACCTGCGGGACAAGCGGGTCGCCGTGGTCGGCACCGGCGCCAGCGCCATCCAGTTCGTGCCGCGCGTCGCCGAGCAAGCGGGCAAGTTGCACCTGTTCCAGCGCACGCCGCCGTGGATCCAGCCGAAGCCGGATCAGGAGATCCCGCACAGCGTGCGCAAGTGGTTCCGCCGCGTCCCGGGGCTGCAGCGGGCAGCCCGCACCGCGGTGTACTGGGTGCTGGAGTTCCGCTCGGTCGCGGTGCTGCGCAGCAAGTGGCTCGGCAAGGTCTCCGAGCACCTGGCCAAGCGCTACATCCGGCGCGCGGTGAAGGACCCGGCGACCCGCGAAGCGGTCACGCCGAAGTACGCCATGGGCTGCAAACGCATCCTGCTCTCCAGCGACTACTACCCGGCGCTGAACCGGTCCAACGTGGACCTGCGCACCGACGGGGTCGCGGAGGTGCGGGAGAACTCCGTGGTCTCCGGGGACGGTCAGGAGCACCCGGTGGACGCGATCATCTTCGGCACCGGGTTCCACGTCACCGACGCGTTCGACCACCTCGACGTGGCCGGGCGCAACGGCTACAAGCTCCGGGACGCCTGGAAGGACGGGATGCAGGCGCACCTGGGCATCACGGTCTCCGGTTTCCCGAACATGTTCTTCCTGCTCGGGCCGAACACCGGGCTGGGGCACAACTCCGTCGTGTTCATGATCGAGTCGCAGATCAACTACGTGCTCAGCTGCCTGCGGCCGATCCTGCGCGGCGACGTCGACCAGGTCGACGTGCGCCAGTCGGTGCAGGACGAGTTCAACGACCGGATCCAGCACCAGCTCTCGGACGCGGTCTGGTCCGCCGGCGGGTGCCAGAGCTGGTACCTGGACGTCAACGGCGTGAACCGCACGGTGTGGCCCGGTTTCACCTGGAACTACTGGCTGCGCACCCGCAAGGCCGACCCGGCGGACTTCGAGATCACCGCGGGTGCGGGGCGGCGTTGA
- a CDS encoding TetR/AcrR family transcriptional regulator — translation MNAQHATSTTNGPRKRLPRAEREQQILAVAEEVFAGSGYQASSMDDIAQRVGLSKPMLYEYFGSKEGLLIACVERARRELLDATTVAAANAADNETLLHDCLLAFFRFSDDHAQAWALLRSEAAIPSASVDSAVEETRAQQTGLTARLLEASRPDLDPERLEAFAESIIGACERLALWRERSTEITAERATQHLMALISPSLVPPA, via the coding sequence GTGAACGCGCAGCATGCGACCTCCACGACCAACGGCCCCCGCAAGCGCCTCCCCCGTGCCGAACGCGAGCAGCAGATCCTCGCCGTGGCCGAAGAGGTCTTCGCGGGCAGCGGCTACCAAGCCTCGTCCATGGACGACATCGCGCAGCGCGTCGGGCTGTCCAAACCGATGCTCTACGAATACTTCGGCTCCAAAGAAGGCCTGCTCATCGCGTGCGTCGAGCGTGCGCGCCGCGAACTGCTCGACGCCACCACGGTCGCCGCCGCCAACGCCGCGGACAACGAGACGCTGCTGCACGACTGCCTGCTGGCCTTCTTCCGGTTCAGCGACGATCACGCGCAGGCGTGGGCACTGCTGCGCAGCGAGGCCGCGATCCCGAGCGCCTCGGTCGACTCGGCGGTGGAGGAGACCCGCGCGCAGCAGACCGGGCTGACCGCGCGGCTGCTGGAGGCGTCCCGCCCGGATCTGGACCCGGAGCGCCTCGAAGCGTTCGCGGAGTCGATCATCGGCGCCTGCGAGCGGCTCGCGCTGTGGCGGGAGCGCAGCACCGAGATCACCGCCGAGCGGGCGACCCAGCACCTCATGGCCCTGATCAGCCCCAGCCTGGTGCCACCCGCGTGA
- a CDS encoding 3-hydroxyacyl-CoA dehydrogenase NAD-binding domain-containing protein: MSDQSTIRWEQDNDGVVVLTLDDPQQQANTMNERYVRSMDQTLDRLEAERDGITGVVLTSAKSTFFAGGDLHDLIRVRPDNLEQFAETSNTTKRQLRRLETLGKPVVAALNGTALGGGLEIALACHHRVALDGPKIRFGFPEVTLGLLPGAGGVVRTVRMIGIADALLGVLTQGQRLRPGKAKDMGLIDEVVATDAELLTRAKEWIKANPEAAQPWDTKGHKIPGGTPTNPKFAANLPAFPANLAKQLKGAPLPAPKNIMAAAVEGSQVDFDTALEIEGRYFAELAAGQTAKNMTKAFFFDLQHINSGGSRPDGYETWKASKVAVLGGGMMGAGIAHVCAQSGMQVLLKDVSLEAAEKGKAYSAKILGKAVDKGRKSAAERDEVLARITPTDRNDQLEGCDLVIEAVFESTELKHRVYSEVEDVIDGDALIASNTSTLPITGLAEGVRRREDFIGLHFFSPVDKMPLVEIICGEQTSDRALARAFDVVQQINKTPIVVNDSRGFFTSRVIGTFLNEGVAMLAEGVHPASIEQASSQAGFPAPVLQLFDELTLTLPRKIREETKRAVEAEGGTWVPHPAEGILDRMVDEFERTGRAGGAGFYEYTDGVRGGLWPGLVEHFGAGSGDPAAVEFDDLKERLLFIQAVETVRCLDEGVLKSVPDANIGSIFGIGFPAWAGGVVQYVNGYPGGLAGFVARANELAERYGERFVPPESLVRKAKAGERIDLGEPDAEVVGNTSAA; this comes from the coding sequence ATGAGTGATCAGAGCACCATCCGCTGGGAGCAGGACAACGACGGCGTCGTCGTGCTCACCCTGGACGACCCCCAGCAGCAGGCGAACACGATGAACGAGCGCTACGTGCGCTCGATGGACCAGACGCTGGACCGGCTCGAAGCCGAGCGGGACGGCATCACCGGCGTCGTGCTCACCTCCGCGAAGAGCACCTTCTTCGCCGGCGGCGACCTGCACGACCTGATCCGCGTCCGCCCGGACAACCTCGAGCAGTTCGCCGAGACCAGCAACACCACCAAGCGGCAGCTGCGCCGCCTGGAGACCCTCGGCAAGCCGGTGGTCGCCGCGCTCAACGGCACCGCGCTCGGCGGCGGGCTGGAGATCGCCCTGGCCTGCCACCACCGCGTCGCGCTGGACGGGCCGAAGATCCGCTTCGGCTTCCCCGAGGTCACCCTCGGCCTGCTGCCCGGAGCGGGCGGTGTGGTGCGCACCGTGCGCATGATCGGCATCGCGGATGCGCTGCTGGGCGTGCTCACCCAGGGCCAGCGGCTGCGTCCGGGCAAGGCCAAGGACATGGGCCTGATCGACGAGGTCGTCGCTACCGACGCCGAGCTGCTCACCCGCGCCAAGGAGTGGATCAAGGCCAACCCGGAGGCGGCCCAGCCCTGGGACACCAAGGGGCACAAGATCCCCGGCGGCACCCCGACGAACCCGAAGTTCGCCGCGAACCTGCCCGCGTTCCCGGCGAACCTGGCCAAGCAGCTCAAGGGCGCCCCGCTGCCCGCGCCGAAGAACATCATGGCCGCGGCGGTCGAAGGCTCCCAGGTGGACTTCGACACCGCGCTGGAGATCGAAGGCCGCTACTTCGCCGAGCTGGCCGCCGGGCAGACCGCGAAGAACATGACCAAGGCGTTCTTCTTCGACCTGCAGCACATCAACTCCGGCGGCAGCAGGCCCGACGGGTACGAGACCTGGAAGGCGAGCAAGGTCGCCGTGCTCGGCGGCGGCATGATGGGCGCGGGCATCGCCCACGTCTGCGCCCAGTCCGGGATGCAGGTGCTGCTCAAGGACGTCTCGCTGGAAGCGGCCGAGAAGGGCAAGGCGTACTCCGCGAAGATCCTCGGCAAGGCCGTGGACAAGGGCCGCAAATCCGCCGCGGAGCGCGACGAGGTGCTCGCCCGGATCACCCCGACCGACCGCAACGACCAGCTCGAAGGCTGCGACCTGGTGATCGAGGCCGTGTTCGAGAGCACCGAGCTCAAGCACCGGGTCTACAGCGAGGTCGAGGACGTGATCGACGGTGACGCGCTGATCGCCTCGAACACCTCCACGCTGCCGATCACCGGGCTGGCCGAGGGGGTGCGCCGCCGGGAGGACTTCATCGGCCTGCACTTCTTCTCCCCGGTGGACAAGATGCCGCTGGTCGAGATCATCTGCGGCGAGCAGACCAGCGACCGCGCGCTGGCCAGGGCGTTCGACGTGGTCCAGCAGATCAACAAGACCCCGATCGTGGTCAACGACAGCCGCGGGTTCTTCACCAGCCGGGTCATCGGCACGTTCCTGAACGAGGGCGTCGCGATGCTCGCCGAAGGCGTGCACCCGGCGTCCATCGAGCAGGCCTCCAGCCAGGCCGGTTTCCCCGCCCCGGTGCTGCAGCTGTTCGACGAGCTCACGCTGACCCTGCCGCGCAAGATCCGGGAGGAGACCAAGCGGGCCGTGGAGGCCGAGGGCGGCACGTGGGTTCCGCACCCGGCCGAGGGCATCCTGGACCGGATGGTGGACGAGTTCGAGCGCACCGGCCGGGCAGGCGGCGCCGGGTTCTACGAGTACACCGACGGCGTCCGCGGCGGGCTGTGGCCCGGGCTGGTCGAGCACTTCGGCGCCGGCTCCGGCGATCCGGCCGCGGTCGAGTTCGACGACCTCAAGGAGCGGCTGCTGTTCATCCAGGCCGTCGAAACCGTGCGGTGCCTGGACGAGGGCGTGCTCAAGTCGGTGCCGGACGCCAACATCGGCTCGATCTTCGGCATCGGGTTCCCGGCGTGGGCCGGGGGAGTGGTGCAGTACGTCAACGGCTACCCGGGCGGGCTCGCCGGCTTCGTGGCCCGGGCGAACGAGCTGGCCGAGCGCTACGGCGAGCGGTTCGTGCCGCCGGAGTCGCTGGTGCGCAAGGCCAAGGCCGGGGAGCGCATCGACCTCGGCGAGCCGGATGCCGAGGTCGTCGGCAACACCTCGGCCGCCTGA
- a CDS encoding acetyl-CoA C-acetyltransferase, which translates to MSEAFVYDAIRTPRGRGKQTGSLHGTKPVSLVTGLIDELRRRHPGLDPELIDDVVLGVVSPLGDQGGDIAKTAAIASGLPDTVSGVQLNRFCASGLEAVNSAAQKVRSGWEDAVLAGGVESMSRVSMGSDGGAWAMDPETNLATSFVPQGIGADLIATLEGFDRGTVDAYAAESQTRAAKAWADGRFARSVVPVKDRNGRTVLDRDEHIRANTTADSLGGLKSSFADIGEMGGFDAVALQKYHWVEQIDHVHTPGNSSGIVDGAALALIGSEGLGERTGLRPRARVLSAALSGADPTIMLTGPGPAVRKALGKAEMSIDQMDLIEINEAFAAVPLRFMREFGVPHEKVNVNGGAIAMGHPLGATGAMILGTLLDELERREQRYGLATLCVGGGMGIATVIERLS; encoded by the coding sequence ATGTCCGAGGCGTTCGTCTACGACGCGATCCGCACCCCGCGCGGTCGCGGCAAGCAAACCGGATCGCTGCACGGGACCAAACCGGTCAGCCTGGTCACCGGCCTGATCGATGAGCTGCGCCGCAGGCATCCCGGCCTGGACCCCGAGCTGATCGACGACGTCGTGCTCGGCGTGGTCTCGCCGCTCGGCGATCAGGGCGGGGACATCGCCAAGACCGCCGCGATCGCCTCCGGCCTGCCGGACACCGTCAGCGGTGTGCAGCTCAACCGGTTCTGCGCCTCCGGGCTGGAGGCGGTGAACTCCGCCGCCCAGAAGGTCCGCTCCGGCTGGGAGGACGCGGTGCTGGCAGGCGGCGTGGAATCGATGTCGCGGGTGTCGATGGGCTCCGACGGCGGCGCATGGGCGATGGACCCGGAGACCAACCTGGCGACCTCGTTCGTGCCGCAGGGAATCGGCGCCGACCTGATCGCCACCCTGGAGGGCTTCGACCGCGGCACCGTCGACGCCTACGCGGCCGAGTCCCAGACGCGGGCGGCGAAAGCCTGGGCGGACGGCCGGTTCGCCCGCTCCGTTGTCCCGGTCAAGGACCGCAACGGCCGGACCGTGCTGGACCGCGACGAGCACATCCGCGCGAACACCACCGCGGACAGCCTCGGCGGGCTCAAGTCCTCGTTCGCCGACATCGGTGAGATGGGCGGCTTCGACGCGGTCGCGCTGCAGAAGTACCACTGGGTCGAGCAGATCGACCACGTGCACACCCCCGGCAACTCCTCCGGCATCGTCGACGGTGCCGCGCTTGCGCTGATCGGCAGCGAGGGCCTGGGCGAGCGCACCGGCCTGCGCCCGCGGGCGCGGGTGCTCTCGGCAGCGCTCAGCGGCGCCGATCCGACGATCATGCTCACCGGCCCGGGGCCCGCGGTGCGCAAGGCGCTCGGCAAGGCCGAGATGAGCATCGACCAGATGGACCTCATCGAGATCAACGAGGCGTTCGCCGCGGTGCCGCTGCGGTTCATGCGCGAGTTCGGCGTCCCGCACGAGAAGGTCAACGTCAACGGCGGCGCGATCGCGATGGGCCACCCGCTCGGCGCCACCGGCGCGATGATCCTCGGCACCCTGCTCGACGAGCTGGAACGCCGCGAGCAGCGCTACGGCCTGGCAACTCTGTGCGTCGGCGGTGGCATGGGCATCGCCACCGTCATCGAACGCCTCAGCTGA
- a CDS encoding L-lactate permease — MYQQILDPLFGSLGLSALAAALPLLVLFALLGFVRMTAWKASLIALAVSLAVAVFVYPMPVDQALLSATLGAAFGFFPILWIVINAIWIYQMTVTTGHFDVLQRSFSRVSGDRRIQAVIIAFCFGALLEALAGFGTPVAITTVMLLALGFGPITSAVVALVANTAPVAYGALASPLVTLASVTDMPVEQLGAMTGRQTPVLAVIVPLVLVGIIDGFRGIRETLPATLTCGITFGVVQFAAANYVSVPLTDIIAALVAAGATVLLMRVWTPRGAEEVAAGTDNRAEILRAYAPYLIVIAVFVIAQLGPVADLLDAVTVKFGWPGLDIREPNGEALSLTDFKFDWLSSAGTLLLIAGMLTVPAIGISARGALGRYGATYKQLAWPIVTVMTVLAIAYVMNTSGQTATLGTWMAAAGGLFAFLSPILGWLGTAVTGSDTSSNSLFGALQVTAAEKAGIEPMLAAAANGSGGVLGKMISPQNLAIAAGAVGMSGREGDIFRRVLPFSIGFLLLLCVLVALQATPVLGWMTWGL, encoded by the coding sequence GTGTACCAACAGATCCTGGACCCGCTGTTCGGCTCCCTGGGCCTGAGCGCGCTGGCCGCGGCATTGCCGCTGCTGGTGCTGTTCGCGCTGCTGGGCTTCGTGCGGATGACCGCGTGGAAGGCGTCGCTGATCGCGCTCGCCGTTTCGCTGGCGGTCGCGGTGTTCGTCTACCCGATGCCGGTCGACCAGGCGCTGCTGTCGGCCACGCTCGGCGCCGCGTTCGGCTTCTTCCCGATCCTGTGGATCGTGATCAACGCGATCTGGATCTACCAGATGACCGTGACCACCGGGCACTTCGACGTGCTGCAACGCAGCTTCTCCCGGGTCAGCGGGGACCGGCGGATCCAGGCGGTGATCATCGCGTTCTGCTTCGGCGCGCTGCTGGAGGCGCTGGCCGGGTTCGGCACCCCGGTCGCGATCACCACCGTGATGCTGCTGGCTCTCGGGTTCGGCCCGATCACCTCGGCCGTGGTCGCGCTGGTGGCCAACACCGCGCCGGTCGCCTACGGCGCGCTGGCCTCACCGCTGGTGACGCTGGCCAGCGTCACCGACATGCCGGTGGAGCAGCTCGGCGCGATGACGGGGCGGCAGACGCCGGTGCTCGCGGTGATCGTGCCGCTGGTGCTGGTCGGCATCATCGACGGGTTCCGCGGCATCCGGGAAACCCTCCCGGCCACGCTGACCTGCGGGATCACCTTCGGCGTCGTGCAGTTCGCCGCGGCCAACTACGTGTCGGTGCCGCTGACCGACATCATCGCCGCGCTGGTCGCGGCCGGGGCCACCGTGCTGCTGATGCGGGTCTGGACACCGCGCGGCGCCGAGGAGGTCGCGGCGGGCACCGACAACCGCGCCGAAATCCTGCGGGCCTACGCGCCTTACCTGATCGTGATCGCGGTGTTCGTGATCGCCCAGCTCGGACCGGTCGCCGACCTGCTCGACGCGGTCACCGTCAAGTTCGGCTGGCCGGGGCTGGACATCCGCGAACCCAACGGCGAAGCGCTGTCGCTGACCGACTTCAAGTTCGACTGGCTCTCCAGCGCCGGGACGCTGCTGCTGATCGCCGGGATGCTGACCGTGCCCGCCATCGGGATCAGCGCGCGCGGCGCGCTCGGCCGCTACGGCGCGACCTACAAGCAGCTGGCGTGGCCGATCGTCACCGTGATGACGGTGCTGGCGATCGCGTACGTGATGAACACCTCCGGGCAGACCGCGACGCTGGGCACCTGGATGGCCGCGGCGGGCGGGCTGTTCGCGTTCCTCTCGCCGATCCTCGGCTGGCTGGGCACCGCGGTGACCGGCTCGGACACCTCCTCGAACTCGCTGTTCGGGGCGTTGCAGGTCACCGCGGCCGAGAAGGCCGGGATCGAGCCGATGCTGGCGGCCGCGGCGAACGGTTCCGGCGGGGTGCTGGGCAAGATGATCTCGCCGCAGAACCTCGCGATCGCCGCTGGCGCGGTCGGCATGAGTGGGCGCGAGGGCGACATCTTCCGCCGCGTGCTGCCGTTCAGCATCGGGTTCCTGCTGCTGCTGTGCGTGCTGGTCGCGCTGCAGGCGACCCCGGTCCTCGGGTGGATGACCTGGGGCCTCTGA
- the glcF gene encoding glycolate oxidase subunit GlcF, with protein sequence MTETPAHSGVPNDPSAPAETGAAADPGRPVRPDHTDVLGAFDEHHPPQQNLIDDCVHCGFCLPACPTYDLWGEEMDSPRGRIYLMKEGLEGEPMTDAMVGHMDNCLGCMACVTACPSGVQYGTLINETRAQIERRHERGRWEKLLRTAIFTVFPYPRRLKAMRGPLALYQKLRVSSLLRRTGLTDKLPPHLRTMESLAPPISRAPKLGRRIPARGQRRATVGMITGCVQSAFFPDVNAATARILSAEGCDVVIPPSQGCCGALSEHSGREEEALKFARKLLDTFEESDVQHIVINSAGCGSTLKEYPRLLRDDPEYAAKAERFAAKVRDIAELLTELGPVAERHPLPVKIAYHDACHLSHGQGIRAQPRDLLRGIPGVELREINRGELCCGSAGIYNLLQPQAAEELGNRKAANVLDTEASLLVTANPGCSMQIRTALERRGAELPMAHTVQVLDAAIRGVPAEKLLAASG encoded by the coding sequence ATGACCGAGACCCCGGCGCACTCCGGAGTGCCGAACGATCCGAGCGCGCCTGCCGAAACCGGCGCCGCGGCCGATCCGGGCCGTCCGGTGCGCCCCGACCACACCGACGTGCTCGGTGCGTTCGACGAGCACCACCCGCCGCAGCAGAACCTCATCGACGATTGCGTCCACTGTGGATTCTGCTTGCCCGCGTGCCCCACCTACGACCTGTGGGGCGAGGAGATGGACTCGCCGCGCGGGCGCATCTACCTGATGAAGGAAGGCCTCGAAGGCGAGCCGATGACCGACGCCATGGTCGGTCACATGGACAACTGCCTGGGCTGCATGGCCTGCGTGACCGCGTGCCCGTCCGGGGTGCAGTACGGCACGCTGATCAACGAGACCCGCGCGCAGATCGAGCGCAGGCACGAGCGCGGCCGCTGGGAGAAGCTGCTGCGCACGGCGATCTTCACGGTGTTCCCGTACCCGCGGCGGCTCAAGGCGATGCGCGGACCGCTGGCGCTGTACCAGAAACTGCGCGTCAGTTCGCTGCTGCGGCGCACGGGACTCACCGACAAGCTGCCGCCGCACCTGCGCACCATGGAGTCGCTGGCGCCGCCGATCAGCCGCGCCCCGAAGCTCGGGCGGCGGATCCCCGCGCGCGGGCAGCGGCGCGCCACTGTCGGCATGATCACCGGGTGCGTGCAGAGCGCGTTCTTCCCGGACGTCAACGCCGCCACCGCCCGGATCCTGTCCGCGGAAGGTTGCGATGTCGTGATCCCGCCATCGCAGGGGTGCTGCGGCGCGCTGAGCGAGCACTCCGGCCGCGAGGAAGAGGCGCTGAAGTTCGCGCGGAAGCTGCTGGACACCTTCGAGGAGTCCGATGTGCAGCACATCGTGATCAACTCGGCGGGGTGCGGTTCCACGCTCAAGGAATACCCCCGGCTGCTGCGCGACGACCCGGAGTACGCCGCGAAGGCCGAGCGGTTCGCCGCGAAGGTGCGCGACATCGCGGAACTGCTCACCGAACTCGGCCCGGTCGCCGAACGGCACCCGCTGCCGGTGAAGATCGCTTACCACGACGCCTGCCACCTCAGCCACGGCCAGGGAATCCGCGCCCAGCCGCGAGATCTGCTGCGCGGCATCCCCGGTGTCGAGCTGCGCGAGATCAACCGCGGTGAGCTGTGCTGCGGCTCGGCCGGGATCTACAACCTGCTGCAGCCGCAGGCGGCGGAGGAACTCGGCAACCGCAAGGCCGCCAACGTGCTCGACACCGAGGCGAGCCTGCTGGTGACCGCCAATCCGGGCTGCTCCATGCAGATCCGCACCGCGCTGGAACGCCGCGGCGCTGAGCTGCCGATGGCGCACACGGTGCAGGTGCTCGATGCCGCGATCCGCGGTGTGCCCGCGGAAAAGCTGCTGGCCGCGAGCGGCTGA
- a CDS encoding FAD-binding oxidoreductase: MTETSASAPTALTSAVGYDRIRRAAAGDEIAGVLPSWVASASSTEEVSAILRAADEHGLSVVPKGSGSKLDWGAAPRSADVLLDVSQLRGVVEHAAGDLVVTAKAGTPLAEVQAAVSEAGQQLPIDQPLPSATLGGVVATATSGPGRHFFGGVRDLLIGITVVRADGTVTTAGGKVVKNVAGYDLGKLYTGSYGTLGVITEVVFRLHPLADEHRWIRSVLDGPQEAAETVAALRRCQEMPTAIELDRSEVDGPITVCAQLEGRPAATHERAVRLAGEIGGEVLERAPEWWGRFPAEPDGNALRLGVEPAALAELLTFAEHAAQDSGVPLTLRGAAGLGVLHAGIPSSCEPKLLGSLVEGLRQQAEYAVLLRGNPAAREAIDPWGPQPIGVQTLLRRVKDQFDPGHRLAPGRFVGGI, from the coding sequence ATGACCGAGACCAGCGCTTCCGCGCCCACCGCGCTCACCTCCGCCGTCGGCTACGACCGGATCCGCCGGGCCGCAGCGGGCGACGAGATCGCGGGCGTGCTGCCGTCCTGGGTCGCGTCCGCGTCGAGCACCGAAGAGGTCTCCGCGATCCTGCGGGCCGCCGACGAGCACGGGCTTTCGGTGGTGCCGAAGGGATCCGGCAGCAAGCTCGACTGGGGCGCCGCGCCGCGCTCCGCGGACGTGCTGCTGGACGTCTCGCAGCTGCGCGGGGTGGTCGAGCACGCGGCCGGTGACCTCGTGGTCACCGCCAAGGCGGGCACCCCGCTGGCCGAGGTGCAGGCGGCGGTTTCCGAGGCGGGGCAACAACTTCCGATCGACCAGCCGCTGCCGTCGGCGACCCTCGGCGGGGTGGTGGCCACCGCGACCTCCGGGCCGGGGCGGCACTTCTTCGGCGGGGTGCGCGACCTGCTGATCGGCATCACCGTGGTGCGCGCCGACGGCACTGTGACCACCGCGGGCGGCAAGGTCGTCAAGAACGTCGCCGGCTACGACCTCGGCAAGCTCTACACCGGTTCCTACGGCACCCTCGGCGTGATCACCGAGGTGGTGTTCCGGCTGCATCCGCTGGCCGACGAGCACCGGTGGATCCGCAGCGTCCTGGACGGTCCGCAGGAGGCCGCCGAGACCGTCGCAGCGCTGCGGCGCTGCCAGGAGATGCCCACCGCCATCGAGCTCGACAGGTCCGAAGTGGACGGACCGATCACGGTGTGCGCGCAGCTGGAGGGGCGACCCGCGGCCACCCACGAGCGCGCCGTCCGGCTGGCCGGTGAGATCGGCGGGGAAGTGCTCGAGCGCGCGCCCGAATGGTGGGGGCGGTTCCCGGCCGAGCCGGACGGCAACGCGCTTCGGCTCGGCGTGGAGCCCGCAGCGCTGGCCGAGCTGCTGACCTTCGCCGAGCACGCCGCGCAGGACTCCGGCGTGCCGCTGACGCTGCGCGGTGCCGCCGGGCTGGGCGTGCTGCACGCGGGGATTCCGTCGAGCTGCGAGCCGAAGCTGCTCGGCTCGCTCGTGGAGGGATTGCGCCAGCAAGCCGAATACGCCGTGCTGCTGCGCGGAAATCCCGCCGCGCGCGAAGCCATCGACCCGTGGGGGCCGCAGCCGATCGGCGTGCAGACGCTGCTGCGCCGCGTGAAGGACCAATTCGATCCCGGGCACCGGCTCGCACCCGGTCGTTTCGTGGGAGGAATCTGA